In a genomic window of Halalkalicoccus sp. CG83:
- a CDS encoding SHOCT domain-containing protein, which translates to MGGTNDRAEWEWNFVPRLLAQSLLYPIRAGDPLRLLKSFLLGGVLIVPFVVFLYGVSRGELSEVWRAAAEQGSALTAFLVVILAFVLASAVGPLGYLLRVVQRTAVEDAALPTIANWRSVAVDGANVLAIYFFYLFFPLDVMRRFLGVFGEALPIIERTVPEFVLVFLVFLYLYPAAAGSFAERGRLRSALPQRLQSLLWSRTYAVGAVTAGLLGGLIYVISAGIELADTSLISLVIVGAGTFYLFVAQHYVIGRTWSVVGSEEPSVDSIDATAGDPMPRSGIATGDLRDHGVLSAEDAATIRGRFEAAARSPDPDAAEQLEALRTLHGRGMFTREEYEEKRREIAASAGRTDLGDDLGSERSTTSKDRTTDVEGTETGRGAGPVGGSGTAEEDASDRLERFAMLRQLYGQDVLTEREYGEKRRELGPDHGSEGVPGGSGSDLAERFETLRGLYDRGLLTEEEYAEKRHDLLEEL; encoded by the coding sequence ATGGGGGGAACGAACGACCGTGCCGAGTGGGAGTGGAACTTCGTACCGAGACTACTCGCACAGTCGCTCCTGTACCCGATACGCGCCGGCGATCCACTGCGTCTGTTGAAGTCGTTCCTCCTCGGTGGGGTGCTGATCGTTCCGTTCGTCGTCTTCCTGTACGGCGTCTCGAGGGGGGAGTTGAGCGAGGTGTGGCGAGCGGCCGCGGAACAGGGCTCCGCCCTCACAGCGTTCCTCGTGGTGATCCTCGCGTTCGTGCTCGCGTCGGCGGTCGGCCCGCTCGGATACCTCCTGCGCGTCGTCCAACGGACGGCCGTCGAGGACGCGGCGCTCCCGACGATAGCGAACTGGCGGAGCGTCGCCGTGGACGGAGCGAACGTGCTGGCGATCTACTTCTTCTATCTCTTCTTCCCGCTGGACGTCATGCGACGGTTCCTCGGCGTGTTCGGGGAGGCCCTGCCGATCATAGAGCGGACCGTCCCCGAGTTCGTGCTGGTGTTTCTGGTGTTCCTCTATCTCTATCCCGCGGCCGCGGGGAGCTTCGCCGAGAGGGGACGGCTCCGGTCGGCGCTTCCACAGCGTCTCCAGTCCCTGCTCTGGTCGCGGACCTACGCGGTAGGTGCGGTGACCGCCGGCCTGCTGGGAGGGCTCATCTACGTCATCAGCGCGGGGATCGAGCTGGCCGATACGAGCCTGATCAGCCTGGTGATCGTGGGTGCAGGCACGTTCTATCTCTTCGTCGCACAACACTACGTGATCGGACGGACCTGGAGCGTCGTCGGCTCGGAGGAGCCGTCTGTCGACTCGATCGACGCGACCGCCGGTGACCCGATGCCGAGGAGCGGGATCGCCACCGGCGACCTGCGGGATCACGGGGTCCTCTCGGCGGAGGACGCCGCCACGATCCGGGGACGGTTCGAGGCGGCAGCCCGATCTCCCGACCCCGACGCGGCGGAACAGCTCGAAGCGCTGCGGACGCTCCACGGCCGGGGGATGTTCACCCGGGAGGAGTACGAGGAGAAACGCCGGGAGATCGCCGCTTCGGCGGGGCGGACCGACCTCGGGGACGACCTCGGAAGCGAGCGCTCGACGACCTCGAAGGACCGAACGACGGACGTCGAGGGGACCGAAACCGGTCGAGGAGCCGGACCGGTGGGCGGATCGGGGACGGCCGAGGAGGACGCCTCGGACCGCCTCGAGCGGTTCGCGATGCTCCGACAGCTCTACGGACAGGACGTCCTCACGGAGCGGGAGTACGGGGAGAAACGGCGGGAACTCGGGCCCGATCACGGGTCCGAAGGGGTCCCCGGCGGTTCCGGATCCGACCTCGCCGAGCGTTTCGAGACGCTGCGGGGGCTCTACGACCGGGGTCTGCTCACCGAGGAGGAGTACGCCGAGAAGCGACACGACCTCCTCGAGGAGCTGTGA
- a CDS encoding heavy-metal-associated domain-containing protein produces MTRNLHVGDMSCGGCETAVVDALRDVDGVERAEADHETGRVTIEGGADDADVRAAVEEAGYTFEESA; encoded by the coding sequence GTGACCCGAAACCTGCACGTGGGCGACATGAGCTGTGGAGGCTGTGAGACGGCCGTCGTCGACGCGCTTCGTGACGTGGACGGCGTCGAACGCGCGGAGGCCGACCACGAGACCGGACGCGTCACGATCGAGGGCGGAGCCGACGACGCCGACGTCCGAGCGGCGGTCGAGGAAGCCGGCTACACGTTCGAGGAGTCGGCCTGA
- a CDS encoding AsnC family transcriptional regulator has translation MLDEIDLRILQLLTEDARRPYSEVADRVDLSPPAVSERVRKLQEHGIIRRFTVDLDRSQLREGTPVLVTLTVDPGVGDDLRDALLGIEGVEHVYVTADARVVVHAHAPTEDVRSWLFAEIDADAVRDVDVRLLVDADWAVGIGGEAAFALTCIECGNDVGPGGVTRRIDGELKPFCCSSCETLYVDRYEEIADGAD, from the coding sequence ATGCTCGACGAGATCGACCTCCGGATCCTGCAGTTGCTGACCGAGGACGCCCGCCGTCCGTACAGCGAGGTCGCCGACCGAGTCGACCTCTCGCCGCCCGCCGTCTCCGAGCGCGTGCGGAAACTCCAGGAACACGGGATCATCCGACGGTTCACCGTCGATCTCGATCGGTCCCAACTCCGGGAGGGCACGCCCGTGCTCGTGACGCTGACGGTCGATCCGGGGGTCGGCGACGACCTCCGTGACGCGCTGCTCGGGATCGAGGGCGTCGAACACGTCTACGTCACCGCCGACGCACGCGTCGTCGTCCACGCGCATGCGCCCACCGAGGACGTCCGCTCGTGGCTCTTCGCCGAGATCGACGCCGACGCCGTGCGCGACGTCGACGTGCGACTGCTCGTCGACGCGGACTGGGCCGTCGGCATCGGCGGCGAGGCGGCGTTCGCGCTCACCTGCATCGAGTGTGGCAACGACGTCGGCCCCGGCGGCGTCACCCGCCGGATCGACGGCGAACTGAAACCGTTCTGCTGTTCCTCGTGCGAGACCCTCTACGTCGATCGCTACGAGGAGATCGCTGACGGCGCCGACTGA